The following are from one region of the Oncorhynchus masou masou isolate Uvic2021 chromosome 24, UVic_Omas_1.1, whole genome shotgun sequence genome:
- the LOC135512903 gene encoding tyrosine-protein kinase ABL2-like isoform X2, whose protein sequence is MQQALHRPFGLDSAALTEAVRWSSKENLLGAAESDPNLFVALYDFVASGDNTLSITKGEKLKVLGYNQNGEWSEVRSKNGQGWVPSNYITPVNSLEKHSWYHGPVSRSAAEYLLSSLINGSFLVRESESSPGQLSISLRYEGRVYHYRINTASDGKVYVTAESRFSTLAELVHHHSTVADGLVTTLHYPAPKCNKPTVYGVSPIHDKWEMERTDITMKHKLGGGQYGEVYVGVWKKYNLTVAVKTLKEDTMEVEEFLKEAAVMKEVKHPNLVQLLGVCTLEPPFYIVTEYMPHGNLLDYLRECDREEVNAVVLLYMATQISSAMEYLEKKNFIHRDLAARNCLVGENSVVKVADFGLSRLMTGDTYTAHAGAKFPIKWTAPESLAFNTFSIKSDVWAFGVLLWEIATYGMSPYPGIDLSQVYDLLEKGYRMEQPEGCPPKVHELMRACWQWSPLDRPSFAETHQAFETMFHDSSISEEVAEELCKTASSGHGPSPHSFSHDMPLLPSKSRTLKKHTENKENIEGGLDCRQETHTASTHSPSGLAATLLAGDGRSGSSPALPRKQRDKSPSSLLEDSKETTFTRDRKAGFFSSFMKKKSSSNSPSSQLQQSLPTPPKRSSSFREMETQPHKKYEPTTGFSAPPPPLPQADGLGFSPSHGEGNHVQSRCCGATFGQKASANHTSGAPPSQVGSSSSSWAGLAGFFTPRLIKKTLGLRTGKSTGTEEGGGGTKPFPRSNSTSSMSAGLPDLERMALTLPRNRSKPPLERTASTTSQPENGAAHTSETLLRNMDEGTAQIRDRPKAKLLPRVVGGSSGVVRAPGVGSEADSYCPSGTLRGREVQESGGQDRQGWSSPSKTVGSGLSAAPHNHKVPVLISPTLKHGSADVHLVGMDSQGNRFKLLSEHQADRDRPRLVKPKCAPPPPPTLRLPGHSYSGDGEEQAGVAVEVNGNGVKRPGRVREVGTGRPSVPPPQVPPSPSASSSSANNTTPTKMANGATSTGSSTVPSGGSKLLRRTRQQAERVQPETISKEALLEYAECLRGALHSSPEPSSSSQVLDAAHQLLDYCSGYVDCIPQMRNKFAFREAVGKLELSLQELRASSSSGSGAAFSGPGASPALENLHTCIKEISDVVQR, encoded by the exons agGCCCTCCACCGACCCTTCGGCCTGGACTCGGCAGCGTTGACGGAAGCGGTGCGCTGGAGCTCCAAGGAGAACTTGCTGGGTGCTGCCGAAAGCGACCCTAACCTCTTTGTTGCACTTTATGACTTTGTTGCCAGTGGCGACAACACGCTGAGCATTACGAAAG GTGAGAAGCTGAAGGTGCTCGGCTACAACCAGAATGGGGAGTGGAGCGAGGTGCGCTCCAAAAATGGCCAGGGCTGGGTGCCAAGCAACTACATCACGCCTGTCAACAGCTTGGAGAAGCACAGCTGGTACCACGGGCCCGTTTCGCGCAGCGCTGCAGAATACCTACTAAGCAGCCTCATCAACGGCAGCTTCCTGGTCCGGGAGAGCGAGAGCAGCCCAGGACAGCTGTCCATCTCCCTGCGCTACGAGGGGCGTGTCTACCACTACCGCATCAACACCGCCTCAGATGGCAAG GTTTACGTCACAGCAGAGAGCCGCTTCAGCACCCTGGCCGAGCTGGTCCACCACCACTCCACCGTGGCCGATGGCCTGGTCACCACGCTCCACTACCCGGCACCCAAGTGCAACAAGCCCACCGTCTACGGTGTGTCGCCCATACACGACAAGTGGGAGATGGAGCGCACCGACATCACCATGAAGCACAAGCTGGGAGGGGGGCAGTACGGAGAGGTGTACGTGGGAGTCTGGAAGAAATACAACCTCACCGTTGCAGTCAAAACACTCAAG gaggacaccatggaggtgGAGGAGTTCCTGAAAGAGGCAGCAGTCATGAAGGAGGTGAAACATCCCAACCTGGTGCAGCTGCTAG GTGTGTGTACGTTGGAGCCTCCCTTCTACATCGTGACAGAGTACATGCCCCATGGCAACCTGCTGGACTACCTAAGGGAGTGTGACCGGGAGGAGGTGAACGCAGTGGTGCTGCTCTACATGGCCACGCAGATCTCCTCTGCCATGGAGTACCTGGAGAAGAAGAACTTCATCCACCGGGACCTGGCGGCCAGGAACTGTCTGGTGGGGGAGAACAGCGTGGTGAAGGTGGCTGACTTTGGGCTGAGCAGGCTAATGACGGGGGACACGTACACGGCCCACGCCGGAGCCAAGTTCCCCATCAAGTGGACCGCCCCCGAGAGCCTGGCCTTCAACACTTTTTCTATCAAGTCTGATGTGTGGG CTTTCGGTGTGCTGCTGTGGGAGATAGCGACGTACGGTATGTCTCCGTACCCAGGGATCGACCTGTCTCAGGTATACGACCTGCTGGAGAAGGGCTaccgcatggagcagccagagggcTGTCCGCCCAAGGTCCACGAGCTGATGAGAGCCT GCTGGCAATGGAGCCCGTTGGACCGACCCTCGTTTGCCGAGACCCACCAGGCTTTTGAGACAATGTTCCACGATTCCAGCATCTCTGAAG aggtaGCAGAGGAGCTGTGTAAGACGGCCTCCTCTGGCCACGGCCCGTCACCACACTCCTTCAGCCACGACATGCCCCTGCTGCCCTCCAAGTCGCGCACGCTCAAGAAGCATACGGAGAACAAGGAGAACATCGAGGGGGGTCTGGATTGCAGGCAGGAGACGCACACAGCCAGCACCCACAGCCCCTCAG GTCTGGCAGCCACTCTGCTGGCAGGGGATGGCCGTTCAGGCAGCTCTCCTGCTCTGCCTCGGAAACAGAGGGACAAATCCCCCAGCAGTCTCTTGGAGGACTCCAAGGAGACCACGTTCACAAGGGACCGCAAGGCTGGCTTCTTCAGTTCCTTCATGAAGAAGAAGTCTTCCTCcaactctccctcctcccagctgcAGCAGAGCCTGCCTACGCCGCCCAAGAGGAGCAGCTCGTTCAGGGAGATGGAGACCCAGCCTCACAAGAAGTATGAGCCCACGACTGGCTTTAgcgcccctcctcccccccttcccCAGGCAGATGGCCTGGGCTTTTCACCATCCCACGGAGAGGGGAACCACGTCCAGTCACGCTGCTGTGGAGCCACTTTTGGACAAAAGGCCTCTGCCAACCACACCTCTGGGGCACCGCCCTCACAGGTgggcagtagtagcagcagctggGCAGGCCTGGCAGGCTTCTTCACCCCCCGCCTCATCAAAAAGACCTTAGGGCTACGGACTGGCAAGTCCACTGGGACcgaggaggggggtgggggaaCCAAGCCCTTCCCCAGGTCCAATTCCACCTCCTCCATGTCTGCAGGGCTGCCTGACCTGGAGAGGATGGCTCTGACTTTACCCAGGAACCGCAGTAAGCCTCCTCTAGAGCGCACTGCCTCCACCACCTCGCAGCCTGAGAACGGGGCAGCACACACCTCTGAGACCCTTCTCCGTAACATGGATGAAGGCACAGCTCAGATCAGGGACCGGCCTAAAGCCAAGCTGCTTCCCCGAGTGGTGGGGGGGAGCTCTGGGGTGGTGAGAGCTCCTGGCGTTGGGAGTGAAGCAGATTCATATTGTCCCTCGGGGACCCTACGGGGTAGGGAGGTTCAGGAGTCAGGAGGACAGGACCGTCAGGGATGGTCGTCCCCCTCCAAAACAGTGGGATCAGGCCTGTCAGCGGCTCCACACAACCACAAGGTTCCTGTGCTGATCTCGCCCACACTCAAGCATGGCTCGGCCGATGTGCACCTGGTGGGGATGGACTCTCAGGGGAACCGCTTCAAACTACTATCAGAGCATCAAGCGGACCGGGACCGACCACGGCTGGTCAAGCCTAAATgtgccccacctccccctcccactcTGCGCCTCCCTGGACACTCCTACAGCGGGGATGGAGAGGAGCAGGCCGGGGTGGCTGTGGAGGTCAATGGTAATGGGGTGAAACGGCCGGGACGAGTAAGGGAAGTTGGAACAGGGAGACCATCAGTGCCGCCACCACAAGTGCCTCCATCTCCTTCAGCCTCTTCTTCCTCTGCCAACAACACTACCCCTACTAAGATGGCTAACGGTGCCACCAGCACTGGCTCATCCACAGTCCCCTCTGGTGGCTCTAAGCTTCTGCGTCGGACTCGGCAGCAGGCAGAGAGGGTTCAACCGGAGACGATCAGTAAGGAGGCTCTGCTGGAGTATGCTGAGTGCCTGAGAGGTGCCCTCCACAGCAGCCCTGAGCCCTCCTCCAGCAGCCAGGTCCTAGACGCTGCCCACCAGCTGCTAGACTACTGCTCAGGCTACGTGGACTGCATCCCACAGATGCGGAACAAGTTCGCCTTCCGGGAGGCCGTGGGCAAATTAGAGCTCAGTTTGCAGGAGCTGCGGGCATCGTCCTCCTCTGGAAGCGGAGCAGCATTCAGTGGCCCGGGGGCTAGCCCTGCTCTGGAGAACTTACACACCTGCATCAAGGAAATTAGTGATGTGGTTCAGAGGTAG
- the LOC135512903 gene encoding tyrosine-protein kinase ABL2-like isoform X1, with translation MGQQVGRVGEGNSTGLPPPQQQQQHPGKGNRGNAGRRPREVSNVSTGTPPGRVAAVNVPDPAINIFTQHSGLLLRVPLDPVRLILSSHLGWTVMQQALHRPFGLDSAALTEAVRWSSKENLLGAAESDPNLFVALYDFVASGDNTLSITKGEKLKVLGYNQNGEWSEVRSKNGQGWVPSNYITPVNSLEKHSWYHGPVSRSAAEYLLSSLINGSFLVRESESSPGQLSISLRYEGRVYHYRINTASDGKVYVTAESRFSTLAELVHHHSTVADGLVTTLHYPAPKCNKPTVYGVSPIHDKWEMERTDITMKHKLGGGQYGEVYVGVWKKYNLTVAVKTLKEDTMEVEEFLKEAAVMKEVKHPNLVQLLGVCTLEPPFYIVTEYMPHGNLLDYLRECDREEVNAVVLLYMATQISSAMEYLEKKNFIHRDLAARNCLVGENSVVKVADFGLSRLMTGDTYTAHAGAKFPIKWTAPESLAFNTFSIKSDVWAFGVLLWEIATYGMSPYPGIDLSQVYDLLEKGYRMEQPEGCPPKVHELMRACWQWSPLDRPSFAETHQAFETMFHDSSISEEVAEELCKTASSGHGPSPHSFSHDMPLLPSKSRTLKKHTENKENIEGGLDCRQETHTASTHSPSGLAATLLAGDGRSGSSPALPRKQRDKSPSSLLEDSKETTFTRDRKAGFFSSFMKKKSSSNSPSSQLQQSLPTPPKRSSSFREMETQPHKKYEPTTGFSAPPPPLPQADGLGFSPSHGEGNHVQSRCCGATFGQKASANHTSGAPPSQVGSSSSSWAGLAGFFTPRLIKKTLGLRTGKSTGTEEGGGGTKPFPRSNSTSSMSAGLPDLERMALTLPRNRSKPPLERTASTTSQPENGAAHTSETLLRNMDEGTAQIRDRPKAKLLPRVVGGSSGVVRAPGVGSEADSYCPSGTLRGREVQESGGQDRQGWSSPSKTVGSGLSAAPHNHKVPVLISPTLKHGSADVHLVGMDSQGNRFKLLSEHQADRDRPRLVKPKCAPPPPPTLRLPGHSYSGDGEEQAGVAVEVNGNGVKRPGRVREVGTGRPSVPPPQVPPSPSASSSSANNTTPTKMANGATSTGSSTVPSGGSKLLRRTRQQAERVQPETISKEALLEYAECLRGALHSSPEPSSSSQVLDAAHQLLDYCSGYVDCIPQMRNKFAFREAVGKLELSLQELRASSSSGSGAAFSGPGASPALENLHTCIKEISDVVQR, from the exons agGCCCTCCACCGACCCTTCGGCCTGGACTCGGCAGCGTTGACGGAAGCGGTGCGCTGGAGCTCCAAGGAGAACTTGCTGGGTGCTGCCGAAAGCGACCCTAACCTCTTTGTTGCACTTTATGACTTTGTTGCCAGTGGCGACAACACGCTGAGCATTACGAAAG GTGAGAAGCTGAAGGTGCTCGGCTACAACCAGAATGGGGAGTGGAGCGAGGTGCGCTCCAAAAATGGCCAGGGCTGGGTGCCAAGCAACTACATCACGCCTGTCAACAGCTTGGAGAAGCACAGCTGGTACCACGGGCCCGTTTCGCGCAGCGCTGCAGAATACCTACTAAGCAGCCTCATCAACGGCAGCTTCCTGGTCCGGGAGAGCGAGAGCAGCCCAGGACAGCTGTCCATCTCCCTGCGCTACGAGGGGCGTGTCTACCACTACCGCATCAACACCGCCTCAGATGGCAAG GTTTACGTCACAGCAGAGAGCCGCTTCAGCACCCTGGCCGAGCTGGTCCACCACCACTCCACCGTGGCCGATGGCCTGGTCACCACGCTCCACTACCCGGCACCCAAGTGCAACAAGCCCACCGTCTACGGTGTGTCGCCCATACACGACAAGTGGGAGATGGAGCGCACCGACATCACCATGAAGCACAAGCTGGGAGGGGGGCAGTACGGAGAGGTGTACGTGGGAGTCTGGAAGAAATACAACCTCACCGTTGCAGTCAAAACACTCAAG gaggacaccatggaggtgGAGGAGTTCCTGAAAGAGGCAGCAGTCATGAAGGAGGTGAAACATCCCAACCTGGTGCAGCTGCTAG GTGTGTGTACGTTGGAGCCTCCCTTCTACATCGTGACAGAGTACATGCCCCATGGCAACCTGCTGGACTACCTAAGGGAGTGTGACCGGGAGGAGGTGAACGCAGTGGTGCTGCTCTACATGGCCACGCAGATCTCCTCTGCCATGGAGTACCTGGAGAAGAAGAACTTCATCCACCGGGACCTGGCGGCCAGGAACTGTCTGGTGGGGGAGAACAGCGTGGTGAAGGTGGCTGACTTTGGGCTGAGCAGGCTAATGACGGGGGACACGTACACGGCCCACGCCGGAGCCAAGTTCCCCATCAAGTGGACCGCCCCCGAGAGCCTGGCCTTCAACACTTTTTCTATCAAGTCTGATGTGTGGG CTTTCGGTGTGCTGCTGTGGGAGATAGCGACGTACGGTATGTCTCCGTACCCAGGGATCGACCTGTCTCAGGTATACGACCTGCTGGAGAAGGGCTaccgcatggagcagccagagggcTGTCCGCCCAAGGTCCACGAGCTGATGAGAGCCT GCTGGCAATGGAGCCCGTTGGACCGACCCTCGTTTGCCGAGACCCACCAGGCTTTTGAGACAATGTTCCACGATTCCAGCATCTCTGAAG aggtaGCAGAGGAGCTGTGTAAGACGGCCTCCTCTGGCCACGGCCCGTCACCACACTCCTTCAGCCACGACATGCCCCTGCTGCCCTCCAAGTCGCGCACGCTCAAGAAGCATACGGAGAACAAGGAGAACATCGAGGGGGGTCTGGATTGCAGGCAGGAGACGCACACAGCCAGCACCCACAGCCCCTCAG GTCTGGCAGCCACTCTGCTGGCAGGGGATGGCCGTTCAGGCAGCTCTCCTGCTCTGCCTCGGAAACAGAGGGACAAATCCCCCAGCAGTCTCTTGGAGGACTCCAAGGAGACCACGTTCACAAGGGACCGCAAGGCTGGCTTCTTCAGTTCCTTCATGAAGAAGAAGTCTTCCTCcaactctccctcctcccagctgcAGCAGAGCCTGCCTACGCCGCCCAAGAGGAGCAGCTCGTTCAGGGAGATGGAGACCCAGCCTCACAAGAAGTATGAGCCCACGACTGGCTTTAgcgcccctcctcccccccttcccCAGGCAGATGGCCTGGGCTTTTCACCATCCCACGGAGAGGGGAACCACGTCCAGTCACGCTGCTGTGGAGCCACTTTTGGACAAAAGGCCTCTGCCAACCACACCTCTGGGGCACCGCCCTCACAGGTgggcagtagtagcagcagctggGCAGGCCTGGCAGGCTTCTTCACCCCCCGCCTCATCAAAAAGACCTTAGGGCTACGGACTGGCAAGTCCACTGGGACcgaggaggggggtgggggaaCCAAGCCCTTCCCCAGGTCCAATTCCACCTCCTCCATGTCTGCAGGGCTGCCTGACCTGGAGAGGATGGCTCTGACTTTACCCAGGAACCGCAGTAAGCCTCCTCTAGAGCGCACTGCCTCCACCACCTCGCAGCCTGAGAACGGGGCAGCACACACCTCTGAGACCCTTCTCCGTAACATGGATGAAGGCACAGCTCAGATCAGGGACCGGCCTAAAGCCAAGCTGCTTCCCCGAGTGGTGGGGGGGAGCTCTGGGGTGGTGAGAGCTCCTGGCGTTGGGAGTGAAGCAGATTCATATTGTCCCTCGGGGACCCTACGGGGTAGGGAGGTTCAGGAGTCAGGAGGACAGGACCGTCAGGGATGGTCGTCCCCCTCCAAAACAGTGGGATCAGGCCTGTCAGCGGCTCCACACAACCACAAGGTTCCTGTGCTGATCTCGCCCACACTCAAGCATGGCTCGGCCGATGTGCACCTGGTGGGGATGGACTCTCAGGGGAACCGCTTCAAACTACTATCAGAGCATCAAGCGGACCGGGACCGACCACGGCTGGTCAAGCCTAAATgtgccccacctccccctcccactcTGCGCCTCCCTGGACACTCCTACAGCGGGGATGGAGAGGAGCAGGCCGGGGTGGCTGTGGAGGTCAATGGTAATGGGGTGAAACGGCCGGGACGAGTAAGGGAAGTTGGAACAGGGAGACCATCAGTGCCGCCACCACAAGTGCCTCCATCTCCTTCAGCCTCTTCTTCCTCTGCCAACAACACTACCCCTACTAAGATGGCTAACGGTGCCACCAGCACTGGCTCATCCACAGTCCCCTCTGGTGGCTCTAAGCTTCTGCGTCGGACTCGGCAGCAGGCAGAGAGGGTTCAACCGGAGACGATCAGTAAGGAGGCTCTGCTGGAGTATGCTGAGTGCCTGAGAGGTGCCCTCCACAGCAGCCCTGAGCCCTCCTCCAGCAGCCAGGTCCTAGACGCTGCCCACCAGCTGCTAGACTACTGCTCAGGCTACGTGGACTGCATCCCACAGATGCGGAACAAGTTCGCCTTCCGGGAGGCCGTGGGCAAATTAGAGCTCAGTTTGCAGGAGCTGCGGGCATCGTCCTCCTCTGGAAGCGGAGCAGCATTCAGTGGCCCGGGGGCTAGCCCTGCTCTGGAGAACTTACACACCTGCATCAAGGAAATTAGTGATGTGGTTCAGAGGTAG
- the LOC135512903 gene encoding tyrosine-protein kinase ABL2-like isoform X4: protein MLSVDMQSMYLRTLKPSSSFEEEWVRLTCRPYTGVTDVDGPRLSEALHRPFGLDSAALTEAVRWSSKENLLGAAESDPNLFVALYDFVASGDNTLSITKGEKLKVLGYNQNGEWSEVRSKNGQGWVPSNYITPVNSLEKHSWYHGPVSRSAAEYLLSSLINGSFLVRESESSPGQLSISLRYEGRVYHYRINTASDGKVYVTAESRFSTLAELVHHHSTVADGLVTTLHYPAPKCNKPTVYGVSPIHDKWEMERTDITMKHKLGGGQYGEVYVGVWKKYNLTVAVKTLKEDTMEVEEFLKEAAVMKEVKHPNLVQLLGVCTLEPPFYIVTEYMPHGNLLDYLRECDREEVNAVVLLYMATQISSAMEYLEKKNFIHRDLAARNCLVGENSVVKVADFGLSRLMTGDTYTAHAGAKFPIKWTAPESLAFNTFSIKSDVWAFGVLLWEIATYGMSPYPGIDLSQVYDLLEKGYRMEQPEGCPPKVHELMRACWQWSPLDRPSFAETHQAFETMFHDSSISEEVAEELCKTASSGHGPSPHSFSHDMPLLPSKSRTLKKHTENKENIEGGLDCRQETHTASTHSPSGLAATLLAGDGRSGSSPALPRKQRDKSPSSLLEDSKETTFTRDRKAGFFSSFMKKKSSSNSPSSQLQQSLPTPPKRSSSFREMETQPHKKYEPTTGFSAPPPPLPQADGLGFSPSHGEGNHVQSRCCGATFGQKASANHTSGAPPSQVGSSSSSWAGLAGFFTPRLIKKTLGLRTGKSTGTEEGGGGTKPFPRSNSTSSMSAGLPDLERMALTLPRNRSKPPLERTASTTSQPENGAAHTSETLLRNMDEGTAQIRDRPKAKLLPRVVGGSSGVVRAPGVGSEADSYCPSGTLRGREVQESGGQDRQGWSSPSKTVGSGLSAAPHNHKVPVLISPTLKHGSADVHLVGMDSQGNRFKLLSEHQADRDRPRLVKPKCAPPPPPTLRLPGHSYSGDGEEQAGVAVEVNGNGVKRPGRVREVGTGRPSVPPPQVPPSPSASSSSANNTTPTKMANGATSTGSSTVPSGGSKLLRRTRQQAERVQPETISKEALLEYAECLRGALHSSPEPSSSSQVLDAAHQLLDYCSGYVDCIPQMRNKFAFREAVGKLELSLQELRASSSSGSGAAFSGPGASPALENLHTCIKEISDVVQR, encoded by the exons ATGTTGAGCGTGGACATGCAGAGTATGTATTTGAGGACCCTTAAACCCAGCAGCAGTTTTGAGGAAGAGTGGGTTAGGCTGACATGCCGGCCCTACACGGGGGTAACGGATGTGGACGGGCCTAGACTCTCGG agGCCCTCCACCGACCCTTCGGCCTGGACTCGGCAGCGTTGACGGAAGCGGTGCGCTGGAGCTCCAAGGAGAACTTGCTGGGTGCTGCCGAAAGCGACCCTAACCTCTTTGTTGCACTTTATGACTTTGTTGCCAGTGGCGACAACACGCTGAGCATTACGAAAG GTGAGAAGCTGAAGGTGCTCGGCTACAACCAGAATGGGGAGTGGAGCGAGGTGCGCTCCAAAAATGGCCAGGGCTGGGTGCCAAGCAACTACATCACGCCTGTCAACAGCTTGGAGAAGCACAGCTGGTACCACGGGCCCGTTTCGCGCAGCGCTGCAGAATACCTACTAAGCAGCCTCATCAACGGCAGCTTCCTGGTCCGGGAGAGCGAGAGCAGCCCAGGACAGCTGTCCATCTCCCTGCGCTACGAGGGGCGTGTCTACCACTACCGCATCAACACCGCCTCAGATGGCAAG GTTTACGTCACAGCAGAGAGCCGCTTCAGCACCCTGGCCGAGCTGGTCCACCACCACTCCACCGTGGCCGATGGCCTGGTCACCACGCTCCACTACCCGGCACCCAAGTGCAACAAGCCCACCGTCTACGGTGTGTCGCCCATACACGACAAGTGGGAGATGGAGCGCACCGACATCACCATGAAGCACAAGCTGGGAGGGGGGCAGTACGGAGAGGTGTACGTGGGAGTCTGGAAGAAATACAACCTCACCGTTGCAGTCAAAACACTCAAG gaggacaccatggaggtgGAGGAGTTCCTGAAAGAGGCAGCAGTCATGAAGGAGGTGAAACATCCCAACCTGGTGCAGCTGCTAG GTGTGTGTACGTTGGAGCCTCCCTTCTACATCGTGACAGAGTACATGCCCCATGGCAACCTGCTGGACTACCTAAGGGAGTGTGACCGGGAGGAGGTGAACGCAGTGGTGCTGCTCTACATGGCCACGCAGATCTCCTCTGCCATGGAGTACCTGGAGAAGAAGAACTTCATCCACCGGGACCTGGCGGCCAGGAACTGTCTGGTGGGGGAGAACAGCGTGGTGAAGGTGGCTGACTTTGGGCTGAGCAGGCTAATGACGGGGGACACGTACACGGCCCACGCCGGAGCCAAGTTCCCCATCAAGTGGACCGCCCCCGAGAGCCTGGCCTTCAACACTTTTTCTATCAAGTCTGATGTGTGGG CTTTCGGTGTGCTGCTGTGGGAGATAGCGACGTACGGTATGTCTCCGTACCCAGGGATCGACCTGTCTCAGGTATACGACCTGCTGGAGAAGGGCTaccgcatggagcagccagagggcTGTCCGCCCAAGGTCCACGAGCTGATGAGAGCCT GCTGGCAATGGAGCCCGTTGGACCGACCCTCGTTTGCCGAGACCCACCAGGCTTTTGAGACAATGTTCCACGATTCCAGCATCTCTGAAG aggtaGCAGAGGAGCTGTGTAAGACGGCCTCCTCTGGCCACGGCCCGTCACCACACTCCTTCAGCCACGACATGCCCCTGCTGCCCTCCAAGTCGCGCACGCTCAAGAAGCATACGGAGAACAAGGAGAACATCGAGGGGGGTCTGGATTGCAGGCAGGAGACGCACACAGCCAGCACCCACAGCCCCTCAG GTCTGGCAGCCACTCTGCTGGCAGGGGATGGCCGTTCAGGCAGCTCTCCTGCTCTGCCTCGGAAACAGAGGGACAAATCCCCCAGCAGTCTCTTGGAGGACTCCAAGGAGACCACGTTCACAAGGGACCGCAAGGCTGGCTTCTTCAGTTCCTTCATGAAGAAGAAGTCTTCCTCcaactctccctcctcccagctgcAGCAGAGCCTGCCTACGCCGCCCAAGAGGAGCAGCTCGTTCAGGGAGATGGAGACCCAGCCTCACAAGAAGTATGAGCCCACGACTGGCTTTAgcgcccctcctcccccccttcccCAGGCAGATGGCCTGGGCTTTTCACCATCCCACGGAGAGGGGAACCACGTCCAGTCACGCTGCTGTGGAGCCACTTTTGGACAAAAGGCCTCTGCCAACCACACCTCTGGGGCACCGCCCTCACAGGTgggcagtagtagcagcagctggGCAGGCCTGGCAGGCTTCTTCACCCCCCGCCTCATCAAAAAGACCTTAGGGCTACGGACTGGCAAGTCCACTGGGACcgaggaggggggtgggggaaCCAAGCCCTTCCCCAGGTCCAATTCCACCTCCTCCATGTCTGCAGGGCTGCCTGACCTGGAGAGGATGGCTCTGACTTTACCCAGGAACCGCAGTAAGCCTCCTCTAGAGCGCACTGCCTCCACCACCTCGCAGCCTGAGAACGGGGCAGCACACACCTCTGAGACCCTTCTCCGTAACATGGATGAAGGCACAGCTCAGATCAGGGACCGGCCTAAAGCCAAGCTGCTTCCCCGAGTGGTGGGGGGGAGCTCTGGGGTGGTGAGAGCTCCTGGCGTTGGGAGTGAAGCAGATTCATATTGTCCCTCGGGGACCCTACGGGGTAGGGAGGTTCAGGAGTCAGGAGGACAGGACCGTCAGGGATGGTCGTCCCCCTCCAAAACAGTGGGATCAGGCCTGTCAGCGGCTCCACACAACCACAAGGTTCCTGTGCTGATCTCGCCCACACTCAAGCATGGCTCGGCCGATGTGCACCTGGTGGGGATGGACTCTCAGGGGAACCGCTTCAAACTACTATCAGAGCATCAAGCGGACCGGGACCGACCACGGCTGGTCAAGCCTAAATgtgccccacctccccctcccactcTGCGCCTCCCTGGACACTCCTACAGCGGGGATGGAGAGGAGCAGGCCGGGGTGGCTGTGGAGGTCAATGGTAATGGGGTGAAACGGCCGGGACGAGTAAGGGAAGTTGGAACAGGGAGACCATCAGTGCCGCCACCACAAGTGCCTCCATCTCCTTCAGCCTCTTCTTCCTCTGCCAACAACACTACCCCTACTAAGATGGCTAACGGTGCCACCAGCACTGGCTCATCCACAGTCCCCTCTGGTGGCTCTAAGCTTCTGCGTCGGACTCGGCAGCAGGCAGAGAGGGTTCAACCGGAGACGATCAGTAAGGAGGCTCTGCTGGAGTATGCTGAGTGCCTGAGAGGTGCCCTCCACAGCAGCCCTGAGCCCTCCTCCAGCAGCCAGGTCCTAGACGCTGCCCACCAGCTGCTAGACTACTGCTCAGGCTACGTGGACTGCATCCCACAGATGCGGAACAAGTTCGCCTTCCGGGAGGCCGTGGGCAAATTAGAGCTCAGTTTGCAGGAGCTGCGGGCATCGTCCTCCTCTGGAAGCGGAGCAGCATTCAGTGGCCCGGGGGCTAGCCCTGCTCTGGAGAACTTACACACCTGCATCAAGGAAATTAGTGATGTGGTTCAGAGGTAG